agctGACGGAAAATAACTATTTCATAATTTATTGGTAACAGTTGAAGACTTTATATGACACGAACATGCAGAAAGCCAAGCAGGGCATATATGTACCCAGTAAACACTTTGCAATCAGGTCTGAACTACAGGCGATCAAACAATGACCATGACACACGTAAATTACTGATTCAGCATTTCAGACAACGCAGTCGCTCAACAAATCGGTCAATAAACAACAACCACGGCAAATATGTACTTTGGTTTACAAAATGCATTTCACTCCGTTCAAACAAGCACGTAATCTAATTGCAATAACTTGCTCAGCCTTACAAAATCCGCGTGCTTGTCAACCCAGCATACATCTGAGCTGAAACTTATTGACTTTGTGGGCCTGAAAGGTTCCCCAGACGCCACCAAATACGTGACAACTGCATTTGCTTCgtgaaaaaatgttgtaattgaCGCTTCAGACAAGTACGCTGTGATGTGTAATATGCTTGAAATTAACATTGCAACATCAAGCTGTCGGTGACCACAGCATATAAACACATTCAAATGAAACAGTCACCTCATGTACTACTATTCAACACACTCAAAGCCCATTGACAGTTTTATTCcggattttttttcactgctattactgttgttgtttttgttgttaattttattgCCATTATTCAAAGAAGatgtagtagcagcagtagtcAAGATTACACTCATTcgacaaacaaaagacaaaaaaagaaaaaaaaaaacaaatctcctGGCGCGCTTCTGTCTGTGAACCTGAGGAGTGTTTCAACAAAAAAGGGATAGATACCTTGAGATTTGGCAGATTTgaaaggacaaagaaaaaatcCGACACTATTTATTTGACCTAGGCAAGTGTTGTTCAACTCGACTACAACAtctgaatgaaaataaacactgaGCGATTCTAAAACTCCAAACTATGAAGGATTGTTTAGTTATCTAAACAGTGAGTTGGTTTGATGAACAAGTTCAACAGGTAACAGGTTTCAGACACCAACAACAGCAACTGTCAGGGGAAATACTTGACaactttttgaatattttgaattGATACAACAAATTCCTAAAAATGAATTTCCGTGAAAAAGTAAACGCGGTTGACGAATGCAAGCCAAATGTATATAGTTGTGCAAACCAATAGCAGAGAATATATAAACATTGctaaattttgaataaataaaaatacacgtCAGAAGAGTGACATTAAAAGGCTCAACACAAAAGTCAAATGGTTTTGCAAAAACTCGTAAAATAGGAGGCTCATACCTCTTCTGATGCTTCCAAATCTTCAAAAGGATCAACAAAGTCTGATGGACTTTTCCTCAGAGTCTGGTCTGCAGGCAGAGTGTTGTCATTGTAAGATGTCACAAACTTGAAGTCACTAGTCCGAGAACCTGCTGTCAGGTAGGCGTCATAATTGTAAGTGCTGCGTAAAGTTCCTGTGCCGTCAACATCTGCGTAATTAGGAGGGAGATAAGCGCTGGGGATGGCAACTGCTCCATCAAACAACAGTCTGGGCTTTCTCCTGCGACAAAACCTCACACccagaatgatgatgatgaaagtCAGGAAAAAGGTGGACACAGACACCAGTGCTATAATCAGGTATGAAGTCAGCTTGGAATTATTCTCAAAGTTGGACATTTCTTTCAATTCTGGCACCTCAGCCAAGTTGTCAGAAATCAGTAAATACATGGAGCAGGTGGCTGACAGAGAGGGCTGTCCGTTGTCTCTTACTGACACAATCAGATtctgtttcatgctgtcagaTTCAGAAATGTCTCGCTGTGTCCTGATCTCTCCGCTGTGGACACCAATACTGAAAACTCCCGGATCAGTGGATTTCACGATATGATACGACAGCCAGGCGTTCTGACCGGAGTCCGCGTCCACCGCGATCACTTTGGACACCAGAGAGCCTCCATGAGCAGCTTTGGGGACCAGCTCGGTCATGAACGAGTTGCCCTCCGGGGCGGGATACAGAATCTGAGGAGAGTTGTCATTCACATCCGAGATGAACACACTCACGGTCACGTTGCTGCTCAGAGGAGGAGAACCGTTGTCTCTCGCCATCACCTGCACTTTGAAGCTCCGAAACTGTTCATAATCAAACGACCTCACAGCGTGGATCACACCCGTGTCTCCGTTCACAGACACATACGAGGACACCGGGGCACCGTTCACCTCACCAGATAACAGAGAATAAATCACGGTACCGTTCTGTCTCCAGTCGGGGTCTCGAGCACTGACGGAACATAAAGTGGAGCCAGGTTTGTTGTTCTCACTCACATATGCGCTGTACGACTGTTCCTCAAACACAGGTGGGTTGTCGTTGATGTCAGCTACAGATAACTGAACACTTTTAGAcgaggaaagaggaggagagcccTCGTCAGTGGCACTGATTGTAATGTTGTAATCAGACACCACTTCACGGTCCAGTTGTCCTGTGCTCACCAGAGAATAATAGTTTTTGATAGAAGGAACCAATTTAAAAGGAATATTTTGCTGAATAAAGCAGCGGACCTGTCGGTTATTCTCAGAGTCTCTGTCCTGCACGTTAATGATGCCCACCTCTGTACCAGGTGACACGTTCTCAGGTATGGGATTGGTCAGAGATTTCAGATATATTACTGGAGCATTGTCATTTACATCAGTAATATCTATTATAACTTTGGCATATGATGTTAGCCCTAAACCATCTTTGGCCTTTACCCTCATTTCAAAGGTACTGATTTCTTCAAAGTCAATCACACCAGTGACTCGAATCTCTCCAGTTTTAGGATCAATAGAAAATACACTAACATAATCTTCTGATACATGACCGAAATCATAAGTCACATCTCCATTCACTCCTTCATCTGCATCAGTTGCACTGACATTAATCACGATTATATCTAGAGGAGAGTTTTCAGGGAGACTGGCTTTATAAACGGCCTGGCTGAACACTGGGACGTTATCATTAGCATCCAGTACAGTGACATGTATGACTACAGTACCTGATCTCTGAGGAGATCCACCATCTAGAGCTGTGAGAAGCAAATTCAgctctttttgcttttctcgATCAAGCTTATTTTCCAGTACGAGTTCGACCTTGTTACTGTCAATAGCGAGAATGAAGTATTCATTCTTCTCAAGGTTGTACCTTTGAACAGCATTTTGACCTATATCTGCGTCATGGGCCTCCTCGATCGAGAAGCGACTACCCTTTTCAGCTGACTCCCATATTTCCATTCTAATCAAATTATCGTTAAACTGTGGCGAATTGTCGTTTACATCTTGAATATGAAGGCTTACACGATGAAGCTCCAAAGGATTTTCTAAAACCAGGTCCACTTTCAAAACGCACGACGGTTTCTTGCTACAAAGACTCTCTCTGTCAATTCTCTCAGATGCGATCAAATCTCCAGTATCCATCTTAACATCACAGTACCTTTTCTGAGTTCCCTCAAAATCAACACGGGCCTGTCGTGAAGATAAAGTCCTCAGATCAAGACCGAGATCCTTCGCTATATTTCCAATAACAAACTCTCGTTTCATCTCTTCTGGAAAAGAATAACTCAAATCCCCATGAACGACGTGCAGCGTTAAAGTAAAGGAAACAAAGCACAGGATCAGACGAAGCGCTGAAAATCCGTTGTCTCCCATCCTGATACAAGGCGTGACTCCAATGTATGCGATTTACTGTCCAGGGCAAAAACGACAATATGCCGAAAATCGGTTAACAATCCACACTTGGTGTCACGAATAAACACGGTGAAACATAAAAGGATTTAACTGGTTCGCTGGAAATTACAACAGCTATCCATGCAGCAGTGGTGGGTGGAGTGGTGAGTATTAATTTTCTATCAGTCAACAGCGACACCATGAGTCGCTTTTTAACTTCACACTGGGAGAAGTTCATATACTTCACAGTGTCTCGAAGCACATGACATTCGCTCCTGGGTAAATAAACGCTGAATGGTGTTTTTAGATTAGCAAAACAGCAGATGATATTCATGCCTAGACATGAATGGCAAAAGTTGACTGAATAACTATTTTACCATTTGCTAACGATTTTTTAGGATTAAACTATCCGAGAATGCAGAAAATCAAGCAGTTAATATCCCCAGTGAGCACTGCAATTAGTTTTGAACTACAGGAGATCAACCAATGGCCATTGCAACATAAACGCAGATAGGCGTCTCTGACCAACACAGTCGCTGCCTACCGAATGAATACTTTCACACTCATATGCCAGCAAACTAAAATTTTAACACACAAATATTGTGCGTGGAAAAACAGGTTTCATATAtttcaaataaacatttgatttgGTCATCTTAAGCTTGAAAGCTCTAACCTGCTGTTCGTTCGGGCATACATCTCAGGTGAACAGAATTTGATTTGTGGGTCAAAGTGCCCTACAAACACCTACATATATGTTTGTATTGTTTCTGCTTTGTCGAAAATTCTGTATATTATAtcctggcaaaaaaaaaaaaaaaaaaaatcgacttGTTAAGCTTCAGAGAAGAAGGATCACCAGAGCTTTTAGTCAGGCACTGCGATATGTAATAAcactgaaaactaacattgtaaCATTAAACTGTCGGCAAACAGTCCATAACAAGTCACTGTGCAGAGACCGTCAGAGAACtataaataaaaccaacataATTATCAGCGATAAATAGTGGCAGAAAAGATCATTATTTATAGGAGAAGAGGTAGTAGCAGGAGTTGTCAACATTATGCTAACTGGAAGTCACACGGCACTTCTGAATAGAAAAGTGACATTTCCAGCGGCTCCTCTGAGAGCACAAAGGAGCGTTTCAGCACCAAGGACAGATGCCTTGACATTTGGCAGGACtgccagcacaaacacacaaaatactgTGGTGTTTCACAGATGAATTCAAATGTTGCTCAACCCTACTACTGTAACTGAGACATTTGAATTGCAGTAAATTCCGAACAATAATGAGAtttgaaatgaagcattttgTTTTCTAAACAGCTAACTAGCTCCGTTAACACATTCAACAACGAACATGTTTCAGAAATAAACGACCATCATTTGGTCCGAGAAATACTGAACTCCGTTTTTAAATAAGGGCCTAGGAACATTGAAAGAAAATACTATAACGACCATGCTGacaactgcaaagaaaaacGTGATGCCTGAAATCGGCGGTTGACAAATACGAGGTAAATGTTAATTCCATTTCATAGAGAACGACGGATTAAAAATCTGTGGGGAGAAAAATAGTAAACTGCTTGAAAAGGGGTGCCATTTTTTAAGTGTCTTTTTGCATTCATCAAACAAATACACTatgtcacacaaaaaaagaaaaaacactttgaaataGCCTTGGCAAGAATGACGTTAAAAAGCTCAGCAGATTAGTAGAACGCTTTTATAATGACCGGTAAAAAGGAGGCTCGTACCTCTTCTGATGCATCCAAGTCATCGAACGGATCAACAAAGTCTGATGGACTTTTCCTCAGAGTCTGGTCAGCAGGCAGAGTGTTGTCATTGTAAGATGTCACAAACTTGAAGTCACTGGTCCGAGAACCTGTTGTCAGGTAGGCATCATAATTGTAAGTGCTGCGTAAAGTTCCTGTGCCGTCAACATCTGCGTAATTAGGAGGGAGATAAGCGCTGGGGATGGCAACTGCTCCATCAAACAACAGTCTGGGCTTTCTCCTGCGACAAAACCTCACACCCAGGATGATGATAATGAAGGTCAAGAAGAAGGTGGACACAGACACCAGTGCTATAATCAGGTATGAAGTCAGCTTGGAATTCTTCTCATCATAAGAAATATCTTTCAGTTCTGGCACCTCAGCCAAGTTGTCAGAAATCAGTAAATACATGGAGCAGGTGGCTGACAGAGAGGGCTGTCCGTTGTCTCTCACTGACACAATAAGATtctgtttcatgctgtcagaTTCAGAAATGTCTCGCTGTGTCCTGATCTCTCCGCTGTGGACACCAATACTGAAAAGTCCCGGATCAGTGGATTTCACTATATGATACGACAGCCAGGCGTTCTGACCGGAGTCCGCGTCCACCGCGATCACTTTGGACACCAGAGAGCCTCCGTGAGCAGCTTTGGGGACCAGCTCGGTCATGAACGAGTTGCCCTCCGGGGCGGGATACAGAATCTGAGGAGAGTTGTCATTCACATCCGAGATGAACACACTCACGGTCACGTTGCTGCTCAGAGGAGGAGAACCGTTGTCTCTCGCCATCACCTGCACTTTGAAGCTCCGAAACTGTTCATAATCAAACGACCTCACAGCGTGGATCACACCCGTGTCTCCGTTCACAGACACATACGAGGACACCGGGGCACCGTTCACCTCACCAGATAACAGAGAATAAATCACTGTACCGTTCTGTCTCCAGTCGGGGTCTCGAGCACTGACCGAACATAAAGTGGAGCCAGGTTTGTTGTTCTCACTCACATATGCGCTGTACGACTGTTCCTCAAACACAGGTGGGTTGTCGTTGATGTCAGCTACAGATAACTGAACACTTTTAGacgaggacagaggaggagagcccTCGTCAGTGGCACTGATTGTAATGTTGTAATCAGACACCACTTCACGGTCCAGTTGTCCTGTGCTCACCAGAGAATAATAGTTTTTAATTGAAGGAATCAATTTAAAAGGGACATTTTGCTGAATAAAGCAGCGGACCTGTCGGTTATTCTCAGAGTCTCTGTCCTGCACGTTAATGATGCCCACCTCTGTACCAGGTGACACGTTCTCAGGTATGGGATTGGTCAGAGATTTCAGATATATTACTGGAGCATTGTCATTTACATCAGTAATATCTATTATAACTTTGGCATATGATGTTAGCCCTAAACCATCTTTGGCCTTTACCCTCATTTCAAAGGTACTGATTTCTTCAAAGTCAATCACACCAGTGACTCGAATCTCTCCAGTTTTAGGATCAATAGAAAATACACTAACATAATCTTCTGATACATGACCGAAATCATAAGTCACATCTCCATTCACTCCTTCATCTGCATCAGTTGCACTGACATTAATCACGATTATATCTAGAGGAGAGTTTTCAGGGAGACTGGCTTTATAAACGGCCTGGCTGAACACTGGGACGTTATCATTAGCATCCAGTACAGTGACATGTATGACTACAGTACCTGATCTCTGAGGAGATCCACCATCTAGAGCTGTGAGAAGCAAATTCAgctctttttgcttttctcgATCAAGCTTATTTTCCAGTACGAGTTCGACCTTGTTACTGTCAATAGCGAGAATGAAGTATTCATTCTTCTCAAGGTTGTACCTTTGAACAGCATTTTGACCTATATCTGCGTCATGGGCCTCCTCGATCGAGAAGCGACTACCCTTTTCAGCTGACTCCCATATTTCCATTCTAATCAAATTATCGTTAAACTGTGGCGAATTGTCGTTTACATCTTGAATATGAAGGCTTACACGATGAAGCTCCAAAGGATTTTCTAAAACCAGGTCCACTTTCAAAACGCACGACGGTTTCTTGCTACAAAGACTCTCTCTGTCAATTCTCTCAGATGCGATCAAATCTCCAGTATCCATCTTAACATCACAGTACCTTTTCTGAGTTCCCTCAAAATCAACACGGGCCTGTCGTGAAGATAAAGTCCTCAGATCAAGACCGAGATCCTTCGCTATATTTCCAATAACAAACTCTCGTTTCATCTCTTCTGGAAAAGAATAACTCAAATCCCCATGAACGACGTGCAGCGTTAAAGTAAAGGAAACAAAGCACAGGATCAGACGAAGCGCTGAAAATCCGTTGTCTCCCATCCTGATACAAGGCGTGACTCCAATGTATGCGATTTACTGTCCAGGGCAAAAACGACAATATGCCGAAAATCGGTTAACAATCCACACTTGGTGTCACGAATAAACACGGTGAAACATAAAAGGATTTAACTGGTTCGCTGGAAATTACAACAGCTATCCATGCAGCAGTGGTGGGTGGAGTGGTGAGTATTAATTTTCTATCAGTCAACAGCGACACCATGAGTCGCTTTTTAACTTCACACTGGGAGAAGTTCATATACTTCACAGTGTCTCGAAGCACATGACATTCGCTCCTGGGTAAATAAACGCTGAATGGTGTTTTTAGATTAGCAAAACAGCAGATGATATTCATGCCTAGACATGAATGGCAAAAGTTGACTGAATAACTATTTTACCATTTGCTAACGATTTTTTAGGATTAAACTATCCGAGAATGCAGAAAATCAAGCAGTTAATATCCCCAGTGAGCACTGCAATTAGTTTTGAACTACAGGAGATCAACCAATGGCCATTGCAACATAAACGCAGATAGGCGTCTCTGACCAACACAGTCGCTGCCTACCGAATGAATACTTTCACACTCATATGCCAGCAAACTAAAATTTTAACACACAAATATTGTGCGTGGAAAAACAGGTTTCATATAtttcaaataaacatttgatttgGTCATCTTAAGCTTGAAAGCTCTAACCTGCTGTTCGTTCGGGCATACATCTCAGGTGAACAGAATTTGATTTGTGGGTCAAAGTGCCCTACAAACACCTACATATATGTTTGTATTGTTTCTGCTTTGTCGAAAATTCTGTATATTATAtcctggcaaaaaaaaaaaaaaaaaaaatcgacttGTTAAGCTTCAGAGAAGAAGGATCACCAGAGCTTTTAGTCAGGCACTGCGATATGTAATAAcactgaaaactaacattgtaaCATTAAACTGTCGGCAAACAGTCCATAACAAGTCACTGTGCAGAGACCGTCAGAGAACtataaataaaaccaacataATTATCAGCGATAAATAGTGGCAGAAAAGATCATTATTTATAGGAGAAGAGGTAGTAGCAGGAGTTGTCAACATTATGCTAACTGGAAGTCACACGGCACTTCTGAATAGAAAAGTGACATTTCCAGCGGCTCCTCTGAGAGCACAAAGGAGCGTTTCAGCACCAAGGACAGATGCCTTGACATTTGGCAGGACtgccagcacaaacacacaaaatactgTGGTGTTTCACAGATGAATTCAAATGTTGCTCAACCCTACTACTGTAACTGAGACATTTGAATTGCAGTAAATTCCGAACAATAATGAGATTTGAAATGAAGTATTTTGTTTTCTAAACAGCTAACTAGCTCCGTTAACACATTCAACAACGAACATGTTTCAGAAATAAACGACCATCATTTGGTCCGAGAAATACTGAACTCCGTTTTTAAATAAGGGCCTAGGAACATTGAAAGAAAATACTATAACGACCATGCTGacaactgcaaagaaaaacGTGATGCCTGAAATCGGCGGTTGACAAATACGAGGTAAATGTTAATTCCATTTCATAGAGAACGACGGATTAAAAATCTGTGGGGAGAAAAATAGTAAACTGCTTGAAAAGGGGTGCCATTTTTTAAGTGTCTTTTTGCATTCATCAAACAAATACACTatgtcacacaaaaaaagaaaaaacactttgaaataGCCTTGGCAAGAATGACGTTAAAAAGCTCAGCAGATTAGTAGAACGCTTTTATAATGACCGGTAAAAAGGAGGCTCGTACCTCTTCTGATGCATCCAAGTCATCGAACGGATCAACAAAGTCTGATGGACTTTTCCTCAGAGTCTGGTCAGAAGGCAGAGTGTTGTCATTGTAAGATGTCACAAACTTGAAGTCACTGGTCCGAGAACCTGTTGTCAGGTAGGCATCATAATTGTAAGTGCTGCGTAAAGTTCCTGTGCCGTCAACATCTGCGTAATTAGGAGGGAGATAAGCGCTGGGGATGGCAACTGCTCCATCAAACAACAGTCTGGGCTTTCTCCTGCGACAAAACCTCACACCCAGGATGATGATAATGAAGGTCAAGAAGAAGGTGGACACAGACACCAGTGCTATAATCAGGTATGAAGTCAGCTTGGAATTCTTCTCATCATAAGAAATATCTTTCAGTTCTGGCACCTCAGCCAAGTTGTCAGAAATCAGTAAATACATGGAGCAGGTGGCTGACAGAGAGGGCTGTCCGTTGTCTCTCACTGACACAATAAGATtctgtttcatgctgtcagaTTCAGAAATGTCTCGCTGTGTCCTGATCTCTCCGCTGTGGACACCAATACTGAAAAGTCCCGGATCAGTGGATTTCACTATATGATACGACAGCCAGGCGTTCTGACCGGAGTCCGCGTCCACCGCGATCACTTTGGACACCAGAGAGCCTCCGTGAGCAGCTTTGGGGACCAGCTCGGTCATGAACGAGTTGCCCTCCGGGGCGGGATACAGAATCTGAGGAGAGTTGTCATTCAAATCCGAGATGAACACACTCACGGTCACGTTGCTGCTCAGAGGAGGAGAACCGTTGTCTCTCGCCATCACCTGCACTTTGAAGCTCCGAAACTGTTCATAATCAAACGACCTCACAGCGTGGATCACACCCGTGTCTCCGTTCACAGACACATACGAGGACACCGGGGCACCGTTCACCTCACCAGATAACAGAGAATAAATCACTGTACCGTTCTGTCTCCAGTCGGGGTCTCGAGCACTGACCGAACATAAAGTGGAGCCAGGTTTGTTGTTCTCACTCACATATGCGCTGTACGACTGTTCCTCAAACACAGGTGGGTTGTCGTTGATGTCAGCTACAGATAACTGAACACTTTTAGacgaggacagaggaggagagcccTCGTCAGTGGCACTGATTGTAATGTTGTAATCAGACACCACTTCACGGTCCAGTTGTCCTGTGCTCACCAGAGAATAATAGTTTTTAATTGAAGGAATCAATTTAAAAGGGACATTTTGCTGAATAAAGCAGCGGACCTGTCGGTTATTCTCAGAGTCTCTGTCCTGCACGTTAATGATGCCCACCTCTGTACCAGGTGACACGTTCTCAGGTATGGGATTGGTCAGAGATTTCAGATATATTACTGGAGCATTGTCATTTACATCAGTAATATCTATTATAACTTTGGCATATGATGTTAGCCCTAAACCATCTTTGGCCTTTACCCTCATTTCAAAGGTACTGATTTCTTCAAAGTCAATCACACCAGTGACTCGAATCTCTCCAGTTTTAGGATCAATAGAAAATACACTAACATAATCTTCTGATACATGACCGAAATCATAAGTCACATCTCCATTCACTCCTTCATCTGCATCAGTTGCACTGACATTAATCACGATTATATCTAGAGGAGAGTTTTCAGGGAGACTGGCTTTATAAACGGCCTGGCTGAACACTGGGACGTTATCATTAGCATCCAGTACAGTGACATGTATGACTACAGTACCTGATCTCTGAGGAGATCCACCATCTAGAGCTGTGAGAAGCAAATTCAgctctttttgcttttctcgATCAAGCTTATTTTCCAGTACGAGTTCGACCTTGTTACTGTCAATAGCGAGAATGAAGTATTCATTCTTCTCAAGGTTGTACCTTTGAACAGCATTTTGACCTATATCTGCGTCATGGGCCTCCTCGATCGAGAAGCGACTACCCTTTTCAGCTGACTCCCATATTTCCATTCTAATCAAATTATCGTTAAACTGTGGCGAATTGTCGTTTACATCTTGAATATGAAGGCTTACACGATGAAGCTCCAAAGGATTTTCTAAAACCAGGTCCACTTTCAAAACGCACGACGGTTTCTTGCTACAAAGACTCTCTCTGTCAATTCTCTCAGATGCGATCAAATCTCCAGTATCCATCTTAACATCACAGTACCTTTTCTGAGTTCCCTCAAAATCAACACGGGCCTGTCGTGAAGATAAAGTCCTCAGATCAAGACCGAGATCCTTCGCTATATTTCCAATAACAAACTCTCGTTTCATCTCTTCTGGAAAAGAATAACTCAAATCCCCATGAACGACGTGCAGCGTTAAAGTAAAGGAAACAAAGCACAGGATCAGACGAAGCGCTGAAAATCCGTTGTCTCCCATCCTGATACAAGGCGTGACTCCAATGTATGCGATTTACTGTCCAGGGCAAAAACGACAATATGCCGAAAATCGGTTAACAATCCACACTTGGTGTCACGAATAAACACGGTGAAACATAAAAGGATTTAACTGGTTCGCTGGAAATTACAACAGCTATCCATGCAGCAGTGGTGGGTGGAGTGGTGAGTATTAATTTTCTATCAGTCAACAGCGACACCATGAGTCGCTTTTTAACTTCACACTGGGAGAAGTTCATATACTTCACAGTGTCTCGAAGCACATGACATTCGCTCCTGGGTAAATAAACGCTGAATGGTGTTTTTAGATTAGCAAAACAGCAGATGATATTCATGCCTAGACATGAATGGCAAAAGTTGACTGAATAACTATTTTACCATTTGCTAACGATTTTTTAGGATTAAACTATCCGAGAATGCAGAAAATCAAGCAGTTAATATCCCCAGTGAGCACTGCAATTAGTTTTGAACTACAGGAGATCAACCAATGGCCATTGCAACATAAACGCAGATAGGCGTCTCTGACCAACACAGTCGCTGCCTACCGAATGAATACTTTCACACTCATATGCCAGCAAACTAAAATTTTAACACACAAATATTGTGCGTGGAAAAACAGGTTTCATATAtttcaaataaacatttgatttgGTCATCTTAAGCTTGAAAGCTCTAACCTGCTGTTCGTTCGGGCATACATCTCAGGTGAACAGAATTTGATTTGTGGGTCAAAGTGCCCTCGAAACACCTACATATATGTTTGCATTGTTTCTGCTTTGTCGAAAATTCTGTATATTATAtcctggcaaaaaaaaaaaaaaaaaaatcgacttGTTAAGCTTCAGAGAAGAAGGATCACCAGAGCTTTTAGTCAGGCACTGCGATATGTAATAAcactgaaaactaacattgtaaCATTAAACTGTCGGCAAACAGTCCATAACAAGTCACTGTGCAGAGACCGTCAGAGAACtataaataaaaccaacataATTATCAGCGATAAATAGTGGCAGAAAAGATCATTATTTATAGGAGAAGAGGTAGTAGCAGGAGTTGTCAACATTATGCTAACTGGAAGTCACACGGCACTTCTGAATAGAAAAGTGACATTTCCAGCGGCTCCTCTGAGAGCACAAAGGAGCGTTTC
This Amphiprion ocellaris isolate individual 3 ecotype Okinawa chromosome 13, ASM2253959v1, whole genome shotgun sequence DNA region includes the following protein-coding sequences:
- the LOC129350347 gene encoding protocadherin gamma-A11-like — translated: MGDNGFSALRLILCFVSFTLTLHVVHGDLSYSFPEEMKREFVIGNIAKDLGLDLRTLSSRQARVDFEGTQKRYCDVKMDTGDLIASERIDRESLCSKKPSCVLKVDLVLENPLELHRVSLHIQDVNDNSPQFNDNLIRMEIWESAEKGSRFSIEEAHDADIGQNAVQRYNLEKNEYFILAIDSNKVELVLENKLDREKQKELNLLLTALDGGSPQRSGTVVIHVTVLDANDNVPVFSQAVYKASLPENSPLDIIVINVSATDADEGVNGDVTYDFGHVSEDYVSVFSIDPKTGEIRVTGVIDFEEISTFEMRVKAKDGLGLTSYAKVIIDITDVNDNAPVIYLKSLTNPIPENVSPGTEVGIINVQDRDSENNRQVRCFIQQNIPFKLVPSIKNYYSLVSTGQLDREVVSDYNITISATDEGSPPLSSSKSVQLSVADINDNPPVFEEQSYSAYVSENNKPGSTLCSVSARDPDWRQNGTVIYSLLSGEVNGAPVSSYVSVNGDTGVIHAVRSFDYEQFRSFKVQVMARDNGSPPLSSNVTVSVFISDVNDNSPQILYPAPEGNSFMTELVPKAAHGGSLVSKVIAVDADSGQNAWLSYHIVKSTDPGVFSIGVHSGEIRTQRDISESDSMKQNLIVSVRDNGQPSLSATCSMYLLISDNLAEVPELKEMSNFENNSKLTSYLIIALVSVSTFFLTFIIIILGVRFCRRRKPRLLFDGAVAIPSAYLPPNYADVDGTGTLRSTYNYDAYLTAGSRTSDFKFVTSYNDNTLPADQTLRKSPSDFVDPFEDLEASEEV
- the LOC111576782 gene encoding protocadherin gamma-A11-like isoform X29, translating into MGDNGFSALRLILCFVSFTLTLHVVHGDLSYSFPEEMKREFVIGNIAKDLGLDLRTLSSRQARVDFEGTQKRYCDVKMDTGDLIASERIDRESLCSKKPSCVLKVDLVLENPLELHRVSLHIQDVNDNSPQFNDNLIRMEIWESAEKGSRFSIEEAHDADIGQNAVQRYNLEKNEYFILAIDSNKVELVLENKLDREKQKELNLLLTALDGGSPQRSGTVVIHVTVLDANDNVPVFSQAVYKASLPENSPLDIIVINVSATDADEGVNGDVTYDFGHVSEDYVSVFSIDPKTGEIRVTGVIDFEEISTFEMRVKAKDGLGLTSYAKVIIDITDVNDNAPVIYLKSLTNPIPENVSPGTEVGIINVQDRDSENNRQVRCFIQQNVPFKLIPSIKNYYSLVSTGQLDREVVSDYNITISATDEGSPPLSSSKSVQLSVADINDNPPVFEEQSYSAYVSENNKPGSTLCSVSARDPDWRQNGTVIYSLLSGEVNGAPVSSYVSVNGDTGVIHAVRSFDYEQFRSFKVQVMARDNGSPPLSSNVTVSVFISDVNDNSPQILYPAPEGNSFMTELVPKAAHGGSLVSKVIAVDADSGQNAWLSYHIVKSTDPGLFSIGVHSGEIRTQRDISESDSMKQNLIVSVRDNGQPSLSATCSMYLLISDNLAEVPELKDISYDEKNSKLTSYLIIALVSVSTFFLTFIIIILGVRFCRRRKPRLLFDGAVAIPSAYLPPNYADVDGTGTLRSTYNYDAYLTTGSRTSDFKFVTSYNDNTLPADQTLRKSPSDFVDPFDDLDASEEQKPPNNDWRFTQGQRPGPSGPHMPYGTHIRWTPKSGTRATGGPEVAMGTGPWPQPPTEAEQLQALMAAANEVSEATATLGPGTMGLSTRYSPQFTLQHVPDYRQNVYIPGSTATLTSNPQQQQATAQQATQQALPPPQASAQPEPPKAAQTPASKKKSTKKEKK
- the LOC111576782 gene encoding protocadherin gamma-A11-like isoform X46 translates to MGDNGFSALRLILCFVSFTLTLHVVHGDLSYSFPEEMKREFVIGNIAKDLGLDLRTLSSRQARVDFEGTQKRYCDVKMDTGDLIASERIDRESLCSKKPSCVLKVDLVLENPLELHRVSLHIQDVNDNSPQFNDNLIRMEIWESAEKGSRFSIEEAHDADIGQNAVQRYNLEKNEYFILAIDSNKVELVLENKLDREKQKELNLLLTALDGGSPQRSGTVVIHVTVLDANDNVPVFSQAVYKASLPENSPLDIIVINVSATDADEGVNGDVTYDFGHVSEDYVSVFSIDPKTGEIRVTGVIDFEEISTFEMRVKAKDGLGLTSYAKVIIDITDVNDNAPVIYLKSLTNPIPENVSPGTEVGIINVQDRDSENNRQVRCFIQQNVPFKLIPSIKNYYSLVSTGQLDREVVSDYNITISATDEGSPPLSSSKSVQLSVADINDNPPVFEEQSYSAYVSENNKPGSTLCSVSARDPDWRQNGTVIYSLLSGEVNGAPVSSYVSVNGDTGVIHAVRSFDYEQFRSFKVQVMARDNGSPPLSSNVTVSVFISDVNDNSPQILYPAPEGNSFMTELVPKAAHGGSLVSKVIAVDADSGQNAWLSYHIVKSTDPGLFSIGVHSGEIRTQRDISESDSMKQNLIVSVRDNGQPSLSATCSMYLLISDNLAEVPELKDISYDEKNSKLTSYLIIALVSVSTFFLTFIIIILGVRFCRRRKPRLLFDGAVAIPSAYLPPNYADVDGTGTLRSTYNYDAYLTTGSRTSDFKFVTSYNDNTLPADQTLRKSPSDFVDPFDDLDASEEQKPPNNDWRFTQGQRPGPSGATGGPEVAMGTGPWPQPPTEAEQLQALMAAANEVSEATATLGPGTMGLSTRYSPQFTLQHVPDYRQNVYIPGSTATLTSNPQQQQATAQQATQQALPPPQASAQPEPPKAAQTPASKKKSTKKEKK